One Nocardioides luti DNA window includes the following coding sequences:
- a CDS encoding SNF2-related protein — translation MSFVPVTGPAVFRAADPPREGVVEFTDARRTVALPIRAALPVLTRAHARDDLHPSVGLLSGAALLGMRLVAAGKFEPVEGGASWRVAALDHADRDRVEMLARSRAYAGVDERQAAALVHEVLDAVADAMPRSAPVATRQTASAAGRPTTTPTGPGGRGGPAARRRAGPDDYASRLQSRLARHLSAPDDRPHLVTISLRVEADEEELVAGSLRVVLQVHDERNQLHVCDAALLWTESGPGASHGFGDRARTHATIALRAAAEAWPPLDRLLELRVPDEITLDTDELVSLLDRGVGALHERGVDVLWPRSLGRDLTATTVLDRAPAGRREEPLQEGMLGLDTMFAFSWRIALHGDPLTDEEMDQLAGSAAPILRLRGGWTVVDPAIARKARKRLVRTVKPAQAVAATLTGIVQVDEQEEQVVVGASLLKVRERLLGAATRDPVAVPAGLAATLRDYQRHGLTWLAEMTDLGLGACLADDMGLGKTVTLIALHLHRSEQAAAAGRVAPGPTLVVCPASLLGNWEAEITRFAPGVPVRRFHGSQRDLGGLAGAEGLTGPGFVLTTYGTMRRDHVLLASVGWGLVVADEAQHVKNARTSTARALREIPSAARVALTGTPVENDLTELWSILDWATPGLLGSRNAFRKVWAAPIESGLEPTKARQFADLIGPFLLRRRKSDPGIAPELPAKTETDHPLGLTREQVVLYEAYVRDTMERIERADPSDPATRRGLVLMLLTGLKQICNHPAHFLKQSGTRLSGRSQKLDLLDELVGTVLAEDGAVLVFTQYVAMARLLETHLARAGVPHQFLHGGTPVREREAMVARFQADDEGSVPVFLLSLKAGGTGLNLTRADHVIHFDRWWNPAVEEQATDRAYRIGQTRPVQVHRLVTRGTVEERIAELLGRKRAIADSVLGGGEAALTELSNEDLRDFVSLRRTDLEDPD, via the coding sequence GTGAGCTTCGTCCCTGTCACGGGCCCGGCCGTCTTCCGTGCGGCCGACCCGCCCCGCGAGGGCGTCGTGGAGTTCACCGACGCGCGGCGCACCGTGGCGCTGCCGATCCGTGCCGCCCTGCCGGTGCTGACCCGGGCGCACGCGCGCGACGACCTGCACCCGAGCGTCGGGCTGCTCTCGGGGGCGGCCCTGCTCGGGATGCGGCTCGTGGCGGCGGGGAAGTTCGAGCCCGTCGAGGGCGGGGCCAGCTGGCGGGTCGCGGCGCTCGACCACGCCGACCGGGACCGGGTCGAGATGCTCGCGCGCTCGCGGGCGTACGCCGGGGTCGACGAGCGCCAGGCCGCCGCCCTGGTCCACGAGGTGCTCGACGCGGTCGCGGACGCGATGCCCCGCAGCGCGCCGGTCGCCACCCGGCAGACGGCGTCCGCCGCCGGCCGCCCCACGACCACGCCGACCGGCCCGGGGGGTCGGGGCGGCCCGGCCGCGCGCCGACGGGCCGGCCCGGACGACTACGCCAGCCGGCTGCAGTCGCGGCTGGCGCGGCACCTGAGCGCGCCCGACGACCGCCCGCACCTCGTCACGATCTCCCTGCGGGTCGAGGCCGACGAGGAGGAGCTGGTGGCGGGCTCGCTGCGCGTGGTGCTGCAGGTCCACGACGAGCGCAACCAGCTGCACGTCTGCGACGCCGCGCTGCTCTGGACCGAGAGCGGCCCCGGCGCCAGTCACGGCTTCGGCGACCGGGCGCGCACGCACGCCACCATCGCGCTGCGGGCGGCCGCGGAGGCGTGGCCACCGCTGGACCGGCTGCTCGAGCTGCGGGTGCCCGACGAGATCACCCTCGACACCGACGAGCTGGTCAGCCTGCTCGACCGGGGCGTGGGGGCGCTGCACGAGCGCGGCGTCGACGTGCTCTGGCCGCGCAGCCTGGGGCGCGACCTCACCGCCACGACCGTGCTCGACCGGGCGCCGGCCGGTCGTCGCGAGGAGCCGCTGCAGGAGGGGATGCTCGGCCTCGACACGATGTTCGCCTTCTCCTGGCGGATCGCCCTGCACGGCGACCCGCTGACCGACGAGGAGATGGACCAGCTGGCCGGCTCGGCAGCGCCGATCCTGCGGCTGCGCGGCGGCTGGACCGTCGTCGACCCGGCGATCGCCCGGAAGGCGCGCAAGCGGCTGGTCCGCACGGTCAAGCCCGCCCAGGCGGTCGCGGCGACGCTCACCGGGATCGTCCAGGTGGACGAGCAGGAGGAGCAGGTCGTCGTCGGGGCGAGCCTGCTCAAGGTCCGCGAGCGGCTGCTCGGTGCGGCGACCCGCGACCCGGTGGCGGTGCCGGCGGGCCTGGCGGCGACGCTGCGCGACTACCAGCGCCACGGTCTGACCTGGCTGGCCGAGATGACCGACCTCGGGCTCGGCGCCTGCCTCGCCGACGACATGGGGCTCGGCAAGACCGTCACGCTGATCGCGCTGCACCTGCACCGCAGCGAGCAGGCGGCGGCCGCGGGCCGGGTCGCGCCCGGGCCCACCCTCGTGGTCTGCCCGGCCAGCCTCCTGGGCAACTGGGAGGCCGAGATCACCCGCTTCGCCCCCGGCGTCCCGGTGCGGCGCTTCCACGGCTCCCAGCGCGACCTCGGCGGGCTCGCCGGGGCCGAGGGGCTCACCGGCCCCGGGTTCGTGCTGACGACGTACGGCACCATGCGCCGCGACCACGTCCTGCTCGCCTCGGTCGGGTGGGGCCTGGTCGTCGCGGACGAGGCGCAGCACGTCAAGAACGCCCGCACCTCCACCGCACGGGCGCTGCGCGAGATCCCCAGCGCCGCCCGCGTCGCGCTGACCGGCACCCCGGTCGAGAACGACCTGACCGAGCTGTGGTCGATCCTCGACTGGGCCACGCCGGGACTGCTCGGCAGCCGCAATGCCTTCCGCAAGGTCTGGGCCGCGCCGATCGAGTCCGGGCTCGAGCCGACCAAGGCCCGCCAGTTCGCCGACCTGATCGGGCCGTTCCTGCTGCGGCGCCGCAAGTCCGACCCCGGCATCGCGCCCGAGCTGCCCGCCAAGACCGAGACCGACCACCCGTTGGGTCTGACCCGCGAGCAGGTCGTGCTCTACGAGGCGTACGTGCGCGACACGATGGAGCGCATCGAACGGGCCGACCCCAGCGACCCGGCCACCCGGCGCGGCCTGGTGCTGATGCTCCTGACCGGGCTCAAGCAGATCTGCAACCACCCCGCGCACTTCCTCAAGCAGTCCGGCACCCGGCTGTCCGGCCGCTCGCAGAAGCTCGACCTCCTCGACGAGCTGGTCGGCACGGTGCTCGCGGAGGACGGTGCGGTGCTGGTCTTCACGCAGTACGTCGCCATGGCGCGGCTGCTGGAGACCCACCTGGCCCGGGCGGGTGTCCCGCACCAGTTCCTGCACGGCGGCACGCCCGTGCGCGAGCGCGAGGCGATGGTGGCGCGCTTCCAGGCCGACGACGAGGGCAGCGTCCCGGTGTTCCTGCTGTCGTTGAAGGCCGGCGGCACCGGCCTCAACCTGACCCGCGCCGACCACGTCATCCACTTCGACCGCTGGTGGAACCCGGCCGTCGAGGAGCAGGCGACGGACCGCGCCTACCGGATCGGCCAGACCCGGCCGGTGCAGGTGCACCGCCTGGTCACCCGCGGCACCGTCGAGGAGCGGATCGCCGAGCTGCTCGGCCGCAAGCGGGCCATCGCGGACTCCGTCCTCGGCGGGGGCGAGGCGGCGCTGACCGAGCTGAGCAACGAGGACCTGCGCGACTTCGTCAGCCTGCGTCGCACCGACCTCGAGGACCCGGATTGA
- a CDS encoding peptidoglycan-binding protein, whose protein sequence is MLVLAAVLGLLAGVLVAFLVPGTRTTGPSADADPLGLGVPFRDLPDCTGASILVIGFGESRAPLAAAIQDNAGADVSYLRTADSCAAVYGRETQPAPTYVAYLGPYDSPSEACAQRMTPAHRGDNVTRLRASSRIHVQCICELPTETFPELAVGRPQDAATQIWTRALQTTLDDIGRNPTHHINGVYDQRTADLVRTFQSFRDVADTGVTDTDTWQLIRTRACGEYDY, encoded by the coding sequence GTGCTGGTCCTCGCCGCGGTCCTCGGCCTGCTCGCCGGGGTCCTCGTCGCCTTCCTGGTGCCCGGCACCCGGACGACAGGTCCCTCCGCGGACGCCGACCCGCTCGGCCTCGGCGTGCCGTTCCGCGACCTCCCCGACTGCACCGGCGCGAGCATCCTGGTGATCGGCTTCGGCGAGAGCCGGGCGCCGCTGGCGGCGGCCATCCAGGACAACGCGGGCGCCGACGTGAGCTACCTGCGCACCGCGGACTCGTGCGCGGCCGTCTACGGCCGCGAGACGCAGCCCGCCCCGACGTACGTCGCCTACCTCGGGCCCTACGACAGCCCCAGCGAGGCCTGTGCCCAGCGGATGACGCCGGCGCACCGTGGCGACAACGTCACCCGGCTCCGCGCCAGCAGCCGGATCCACGTGCAGTGCATCTGCGAGCTGCCGACCGAGACCTTCCCGGAGCTGGCCGTCGGGCGCCCGCAGGACGCCGCGACCCAGATCTGGACCCGCGCCCTCCAGACCACGCTCGACGACATCGGCCGCAACCCCACCCACCACATCAACGGGGTCTACGACCAGCGCACGGCCGACCTGGTGCGGACCTTCCAGTCCTTCCGCGACGTCGCGGACACCGGCGTCACGGACACCGACACCTGGCAGCTGATCCGGACGCGGGCGTGCGGGGAGTACGACTACTGA
- a CDS encoding metal-sensing transcriptional repressor: MELDPQEMVPVINRIKRAQGQLAGVLKMLEEGRECEDVVTQLAAVSKALDRAGFAIVSTGLQQCLTRGDGLDGLDVKKMEKLFLSLA, encoded by the coding sequence GTGGAGCTCGACCCGCAGGAGATGGTCCCGGTCATCAACCGGATCAAGCGTGCCCAGGGCCAGCTGGCCGGCGTGCTCAAGATGCTGGAGGAGGGCCGGGAGTGCGAGGACGTCGTCACCCAGCTCGCCGCGGTCTCCAAGGCGCTCGACCGGGCGGGGTTCGCCATCGTGTCGACCGGGCTCCAGCAGTGCCTGACCCGGGGTGACGGCCTCGACGGCCTCGACGTGAAGAAGATGGAGAAGCTCTTCCTCTCCCTCGCGTGA
- a CDS encoding glutathione peroxidase, with product MSILDAPIARLDGTPATLGEITGGGPALLVNVASKCGLTPQYTALEQLQEQYADQGFTVVGIPCNQFGGQEPGSSEEIAEFCSATYGVTFPMTEKVEVNGEGRHPIYDTLVQTPNEKGVDGDITWNFEKFLVDSQGQVVARFNPGLEPDDPVVVGAIQQLLA from the coding sequence ATGAGCATCCTCGACGCCCCGATCGCCCGCCTCGACGGAACCCCCGCCACGCTCGGCGAGATCACCGGCGGTGGCCCCGCCCTCCTCGTCAACGTCGCCAGCAAGTGCGGCCTGACCCCGCAGTACACCGCGCTGGAGCAGCTGCAGGAGCAGTACGCCGACCAGGGCTTCACCGTCGTCGGCATCCCCTGCAACCAGTTCGGCGGCCAGGAGCCCGGCTCGTCCGAGGAGATCGCCGAGTTCTGCTCCGCGACCTACGGCGTCACCTTCCCCATGACCGAGAAGGTCGAGGTGAACGGCGAGGGCCGCCACCCGATCTACGACACCCTCGTCCAGACCCCCAACGAGAAGGGCGTCGACGGCGACATCACCTGGAACTTCGAGAAGTTCCTCGTCGACAGCCAAGGCCAGGTCGTCGCCCGCTTCAACCCCGGCCTCGAGCCGGACGACCCGGTCGTCGTCGGCGCGATCCAGCAGCTCCTCGCCTGA
- a CDS encoding rhodanese-like domain-containing protein, which yields MLEIDVDRLAAKLDRGAVLVDVREPAEYAAGHVPGAVSIPMGRLSARMGDLSRLAPVHVICASGNRSRAMCDLLAAGGYDAVDVTGGTRAWIASGRPVEVGAR from the coding sequence ATGCTTGAGATCGACGTGGACCGGCTGGCGGCGAAGCTGGACCGAGGAGCCGTCCTCGTGGACGTGCGCGAGCCGGCGGAGTATGCCGCCGGCCACGTGCCCGGTGCCGTCTCCATCCCGATGGGCCGACTGTCCGCCCGGATGGGCGACCTGTCCCGCCTCGCACCCGTGCACGTCATCTGCGCCAGCGGCAACCGCAGCCGGGCCATGTGCGACCTGCTCGCTGCCGGGGGCTACGACGCCGTCGACGTCACGGGTGGGACGCGGGCCTGGATCGCCTCCGGGCGTCCGGTTGAGGTCGGTGCCCGATGA
- a CDS encoding TetR/AcrR family transcriptional regulator — protein MTTDVSTGAPGPLSRREQILATAAELFAARGFHGVSVADLGAAVGISGPALYKHFVSKDAVLAEMLVSISQDLLSVGRSRVADAAGPADALVALVDWHVDFALRHRPLIVVQDRDWESLPREARERVRTLQREYVDLWADQLRLVHGGLALERARAMAHAAFGLINSTPHSGLLPDVPMHDLLRQMALGALGLDDPDRR, from the coding sequence GTGACCACCGACGTGAGCACCGGGGCTCCCGGTCCGCTGAGCCGTCGCGAGCAGATCCTCGCCACGGCCGCGGAGCTCTTCGCGGCGCGCGGCTTCCACGGCGTCTCGGTCGCCGACCTCGGCGCGGCGGTCGGCATCTCCGGCCCGGCGCTCTACAAGCACTTCGTCTCGAAGGACGCCGTCCTCGCCGAGATGCTGGTCTCGATCAGCCAGGACCTGCTCTCCGTCGGCCGCAGCCGGGTCGCCGACGCGGCCGGCCCCGCGGACGCGCTGGTCGCCCTCGTCGACTGGCACGTCGACTTCGCGCTCCGGCACCGGCCGCTGATCGTCGTCCAGGACCGCGACTGGGAGTCCCTGCCCCGCGAGGCGCGCGAACGCGTCCGTACCCTCCAGCGGGAGTACGTCGACCTCTGGGCCGACCAGCTCCGGCTGGTGCACGGCGGTCTGGCCCTCGAGCGCGCGCGGGCGATGGCGCACGCGGCGTTCGGCCTGATCAACTCCACCCCGCACAGCGGCCTGCTGCCCGACGTCCCCATGCACGACCTCCTGCGCCAGATGGCGCTGGGCGCGCTCGGCCTCGACGACCCGGACCGCCGGTGA
- the trxA gene encoding thioredoxin encodes MSARTLTAENFEQTVLENDVVLVDFWASWCGPCRQFAPIYEAAAQAHDDVVFGSVDTEAEQQLAAMAQITSIPTLMAFKEGTLVFAQPGALPAAALEQLISQVKELDMEKVRAEQDAAAPDGEA; translated from the coding sequence ATGAGTGCACGCACGCTGACCGCGGAGAACTTCGAGCAGACCGTCCTGGAGAACGACGTCGTCCTCGTCGACTTCTGGGCGTCCTGGTGCGGCCCGTGCCGCCAGTTCGCCCCGATCTACGAGGCCGCCGCCCAGGCCCACGACGACGTCGTCTTCGGCTCGGTCGACACCGAGGCCGAGCAGCAGCTGGCTGCGATGGCGCAGATCACGTCCATCCCGACGCTGATGGCCTTCAAGGAGGGGACGCTGGTCTTCGCCCAGCCGGGCGCGCTGCCGGCCGCCGCCCTCGAGCAGCTGATCAGCCAGGTCAAGGAGCTCGACATGGAGAAGGTCCGCGCCGAGCAGGACGCCGCCGCGCCCGACGGCGAGGCCTGA
- a CDS encoding DHA2 family efflux MFS transporter permease subunit yields MSTDTSPQTTESTPPDGSGGSDRLDRGVLMVAGVVVLGAIMSILDITVVSVALNTFQREFDATSAEVAWTMTGYTLALASVIPLTGWAADRFGTKRLYLLAVLLFAAGSALCATADSLEMLVTFRVVQGLGGGMLMPLGMTILTRAAGPERVGRVMAVLGIPMLLGPIFGPILGGALIDSASWHWIFLINLPIGALALVYAWIVLPADEVEPSETFDWLGMVLLSPGLAAFLYGVSSIPSAKAEHGTVWTAQVVAPAIIGALLIAAFVPWALHRRNLHPLVDLRLFTNSRMTVAVIAMSLFAIAFFGASLLFPLYFQQVRGESALQSGLLLAPQGLGAMITMPLAGILADRIGPGKIVMTGIVVITVGMEMFTQLSESTSYAYLLGALFIMGLGMGGTMMPIMSAALATLKDHTVARGSTLLNIVQQVAASIGTAVFAVLLTNGLLEVDPTDPSGAPAATADAYATVFVVATIMVAAVLVPAFFLPRRRLAASSEAPVVLH; encoded by the coding sequence GTGAGTACCGACACCTCTCCCCAGACCACCGAGAGCACCCCGCCCGACGGGAGCGGCGGCAGCGACCGCCTCGACCGGGGCGTCCTGATGGTCGCCGGCGTGGTCGTGCTGGGCGCGATCATGTCGATCCTCGACATCACGGTCGTGTCCGTGGCCCTCAACACCTTCCAGCGCGAGTTCGACGCGACGTCGGCGGAGGTCGCGTGGACGATGACGGGCTACACCCTGGCGCTGGCCAGCGTGATCCCGCTGACCGGCTGGGCGGCCGACCGCTTCGGCACCAAGCGGCTCTACCTCCTCGCGGTGCTGCTCTTCGCCGCCGGCTCGGCGCTCTGCGCCACGGCGGACAGCCTCGAGATGCTGGTGACCTTCCGGGTGGTCCAGGGGCTCGGCGGCGGCATGCTGATGCCGCTCGGCATGACGATCCTGACCCGCGCGGCCGGCCCCGAGCGGGTCGGCCGGGTGATGGCGGTGCTCGGCATCCCGATGCTGCTCGGCCCGATCTTCGGCCCCATCCTCGGCGGCGCGCTCATCGACTCGGCGAGCTGGCACTGGATCTTCCTCATCAACCTGCCGATCGGCGCCCTCGCGCTGGTCTACGCCTGGATCGTGCTGCCCGCCGACGAGGTGGAGCCGTCCGAGACGTTCGACTGGCTCGGCATGGTGCTGCTCTCCCCGGGCCTGGCGGCCTTCCTGTACGGCGTCTCCTCGATCCCCAGCGCCAAGGCCGAGCACGGCACCGTGTGGACCGCGCAGGTCGTCGCGCCGGCGATCATCGGGGCGCTGCTCATCGCGGCCTTCGTGCCGTGGGCACTCCACCGTCGCAACCTCCACCCGCTGGTCGACCTGCGGCTGTTCACGAACTCCCGGATGACGGTCGCCGTGATCGCGATGTCCCTCTTCGCAATCGCGTTCTTCGGGGCCAGCCTGCTCTTCCCGCTGTACTTCCAGCAGGTCCGCGGCGAGTCCGCGCTCCAGTCCGGGCTGCTGCTGGCGCCCCAGGGTCTCGGCGCGATGATCACGATGCCGCTGGCCGGGATCCTGGCCGACCGGATCGGCCCCGGCAAGATCGTGATGACCGGGATCGTCGTCATCACGGTCGGCATGGAGATGTTCACCCAGCTGAGCGAGAGCACGTCGTACGCCTACCTCCTCGGGGCGCTCTTCATCATGGGCCTCGGCATGGGCGGCACGATGATGCCGATCATGTCCGCCGCCCTGGCGACGCTGAAGGACCACACGGTCGCGCGCGGCTCCACGCTGCTCAACATCGTCCAGCAGGTCGCGGCCTCGATCGGCACGGCCGTCTTCGCGGTGCTGCTCACCAACGGCCTGCTCGAGGTCGACCCGACGGACCCGTCGGGCGCACCGGCCGCCACGGCGGACGCCTACGCCACGGTCTTCGTCGTCGCGACGATCATGGTGGCGGCCGTTCTGGTGCCGGCGTTCTTCCTGCCCCGGCGCCGGCTGGCCGCGTCGAGCGAGGCGCCGGTCGTCCTGCACTGA
- a CDS encoding TSUP family transporter — MTLVLAIAAGGLIGLSLGALGGGGSILAVPVLVYALGQSPAQATTGSLVVVGVTSLIGAVTAYRSGHVLLARGVAFGTVALGGAVVGAKASTHVPGPVLLACFAVLMLVVAAVMALRLWRRRGGAGDHPRVLDEPIITFSPTFACQCPRALKVLVTATVVGLLTGFLGVGGGFLVVPALLLALALPMEYAVGTSLVVITMTSAMALAVRAGVGVAPDWWLVLALTAASAAAAVLGARLACRVDTRRLQVAFTVLVLVVAVYTAARALPSLV; from the coding sequence GTGACCCTCGTCCTCGCGATCGCGGCCGGTGGGCTGATCGGGCTCAGCCTCGGTGCGCTCGGCGGCGGCGGCTCGATCCTCGCGGTCCCGGTGCTGGTCTACGCGCTGGGCCAGAGCCCCGCGCAGGCGACGACCGGCTCGCTGGTCGTGGTCGGCGTGACCTCACTGATCGGCGCCGTGACGGCGTACCGCTCCGGCCACGTGCTGCTCGCCCGGGGCGTCGCCTTCGGCACGGTGGCGCTGGGCGGGGCGGTGGTCGGGGCGAAGGCCTCGACGCACGTGCCCGGGCCGGTGCTGCTCGCCTGCTTCGCCGTGCTGATGCTCGTCGTGGCCGCCGTCATGGCGCTGCGGCTGTGGCGCCGCCGGGGCGGCGCGGGCGATCACCCGCGCGTGCTGGACGAGCCGATCATCACCTTCAGCCCGACCTTCGCCTGCCAGTGCCCGCGCGCGCTCAAGGTGCTCGTCACCGCGACCGTGGTCGGCCTCCTCACCGGCTTCCTCGGGGTGGGTGGCGGCTTCCTGGTCGTCCCTGCCCTCCTGCTCGCCCTCGCGCTGCCGATGGAGTACGCCGTCGGCACCTCGCTCGTCGTCATCACGATGACCAGCGCGATGGCGCTCGCGGTGCGCGCCGGCGTCGGCGTCGCCCCCGACTGGTGGCTGGTGCTGGCCCTGACCGCCGCCTCGGCGGCGGCCGCCGTGCTCGGTGCCCGGCTGGCGTGCCGGGTCGACACCCGCCGCCTTCAGGTCGCCTTCACCGTCCTCGTGCTCGTCGTCGCGGTCTACACCGCGGCGCGGGCCCTTCCCTCCCTCGTCTGA
- a CDS encoding MBL fold metallo-hydrolase, which translates to MTELRELTIVTIDTPTLGDRSYLVHDGEVAFVVDPQRDIDRVLALLDEHDVRLTHVLETHLHNDYVTGGFALAARTGAAYVVNAADAVSFTRTPVTDGEVLAIGTRMRVTALATPGHTFTHLSYALVDAATDTAVGVFSGGSLLYGATGRPDLLGAEHTHDLVHHQYASARRLADLLPDEAAVFPTHGFGSFCSATQSDATSSTIGRERQANPVLVQDVDTWVRELLQGLGPWPAYYAHMAPANAAGPGEPDLSAPAVADAVELRRRIEAGEWVVDLRTRTAYAAGHAPGTLNFGLDGGFVTYLGWLLPWGAPLTLLGETSADVARAQRELVRIGIDRPAAHATGGPEDWATGALASFPTATFADLAQVRHHREVVVLDVRRADEHDAARIAGAVNIPLHELPTRVGEVPAGEVWVHCAGGYRASVAASLLDAAGRTLVAIDDSFDHAAEVGLHLVGPESA; encoded by the coding sequence ATGACCGAGCTCCGAGAGCTGACGATCGTCACGATCGACACCCCGACCCTCGGCGACCGCAGCTACCTCGTCCACGACGGGGAGGTCGCCTTCGTCGTCGACCCCCAGCGCGACATCGACCGCGTCCTGGCACTCCTCGACGAGCACGACGTGCGGCTGACCCACGTCCTCGAGACGCACCTCCACAACGACTACGTCACGGGGGGCTTCGCGCTCGCGGCGCGGACGGGGGCGGCGTACGTCGTCAACGCGGCCGACGCGGTCTCCTTCACGCGCACGCCGGTCACCGACGGCGAGGTCCTGGCGATCGGCACGCGGATGCGGGTCACGGCCCTCGCGACCCCGGGGCACACCTTCACGCACCTGAGCTACGCCCTGGTCGACGCGGCCACCGACACCGCCGTCGGTGTCTTCTCCGGCGGGTCGCTGCTCTACGGCGCCACCGGGCGCCCGGACTTGCTCGGCGCCGAGCACACCCATGACCTGGTGCACCACCAGTACGCGTCCGCGCGGCGGCTGGCCGACCTGCTCCCCGACGAGGCGGCCGTCTTCCCGACCCACGGGTTCGGCTCGTTCTGCTCGGCGACCCAGTCGGACGCCACCTCGTCGACGATCGGCCGGGAGAGGCAGGCCAACCCGGTCCTGGTCCAGGACGTCGACACCTGGGTGCGCGAGCTGCTGCAGGGGCTGGGCCCGTGGCCGGCGTACTACGCCCACATGGCGCCGGCCAACGCGGCCGGCCCTGGCGAGCCCGACCTGTCGGCTCCCGCCGTCGCCGACGCGGTCGAGCTGCGCCGGCGCATCGAGGCCGGCGAGTGGGTCGTCGACCTGCGCACCCGCACGGCGTACGCCGCCGGGCACGCCCCTGGCACGCTGAACTTCGGTCTCGACGGCGGCTTCGTCACCTACCTCGGCTGGCTGCTGCCCTGGGGCGCGCCGCTGACCCTGCTCGGCGAGACCTCTGCCGACGTCGCCCGGGCCCAGCGCGAGCTGGTCCGGATCGGCATCGACCGCCCGGCCGCGCACGCCACCGGCGGTCCCGAGGACTGGGCCACGGGCGCCCTGGCCTCCTTCCCCACCGCGACCTTCGCCGACCTCGCCCAGGTGCGGCACCACCGTGAGGTCGTCGTGCTCGACGTCCGCCGCGCCGACGAGCACGACGCGGCCCGGATCGCGGGTGCCGTGAACATCCCGCTCCACGAGCTGCCCACCCGGGTCGGCGAGGTGCCGGCGGGGGAGGTCTGGGTGCACTGCGCCGGCGGCTACCGCGCCTCGGTCGCGGCGTCGCTGCTCGACGCGGCCGGCCGGACCCTCGTCGCGATCGACGACTCGTTCGACCACGCCGCGGAGGTCGGGCTGCACCTGGTCGGCCCGGAGTCGGCGTGA